The following are encoded together in the Glycine max cultivar Williams 82 chromosome 8, Glycine_max_v4.0, whole genome shotgun sequence genome:
- the LOC100789249 gene encoding cationic peroxidase 2-like precursor (The RefSeq protein has 2 substitutions compared to this genomic sequence): MEGGLWKKELVLRFVVLAVAVVNTVQWNGEGTRVGFYSSTCPRAESIVRSTVESHLRSDPTLAGPILRMHFHDCFVRGCDASVLIAGAGTERTAGPNLSLRGFDAIDDAKAKIEALCPGVVSCADILSLAARDSVVLSGGLSWQVPTGRKDGRVSIGSEALTLPGPNDTVATQKDKFSNKGLNTEDLVILAGGHTIGTSACRSFADRIYNPNGTDPSIDPSFLPFLRQICPQTQPTKRVALDTGSQFKFDTSYFAHLVRGRGILRSDQVLWTDASTRGFVQKYLATGPFKVQFGKSMIKVSNIGVKTGSQGEIRKICSAIN; encoded by the exons atggaGGGTGGTTTGTGGAAGAAAGAGTTGGTTCTAAGGTTTGTTGTGCTTGCTGTGGCTGTTGTGAACACAGTGCAATGGAATGGAGAAGGCACGCGTGTAGGGTTCTATTCGAGCACATGTCCACGTGCCGAGTCCATTGTCAGGTCCACAGTGGAATCCCACCTTAGGTCAGACCCTACTTTAGCTGGTCCAATACTTAGGATGCACTTCCATGATTGCTTTGTGCGAGGTTGTGACGCTTCTGTTCTCATAGCCGGTGCTGGCACTGAGAGAACAGCGGGGCCAAACCTTAGTTTGAGAGGATTTGATGTCATTGACGATGCTAAGGCTAAGATCGAGGCTCTGTGCCCTGGTGTTGTCTCTTGTGCTGATATCCTTAGCCTTGCTGCTCGTGATTCTGTAGTTCTG AGTGGTGGACTAAGTTGGCAAGTGCCCACAGGACGCAAAGATGGAAGGGTTTCAATTGGATCAGAAGCCTTAACTTTGCCTGGTCCTAATGATACCGTCGCAACCCAGAAGGATAAGTTTTCAAACAAGGGCCTTAACACCGAAGACCTCGTCATTCTTGCTG GTGGGCATACGATAGGTACAAGTGCTTGCCGATCTTTCGCAGACAGAATATACAACCCCAATGGCACTGATCCTTCCATCGACCCTTCATTTCTTCCATTTCTGCGACAAATTTGCCCACAAACACAACCAACGAAGCGAGTGGCACTAGACACAGGAAGCCAATTCAAATTCGACACGTCCTACTTCGCTCACCTAGTTAGAGGCCGTGGAATTCTCCGTTCTGATCAGGTTCTTTGGACTGATGCTTCCACAAGAGGCTTTGTTCAGAAATACTTAGCCACAGGTCCCTTCAAGGTCCAATTCGGAAAGTCTATGATCAAGATGAGCAACATTGGTGTCAAGACCGGTTCTCAGGGTGAAATTCGCAAGATATGTTctgctattaattaa